Proteins encoded within one genomic window of Flavobacterium sp. NG2:
- a CDS encoding MoaF-related domain-containing protein gives MKKALITFISIITFSLGFSQTKTTDTNKFEFGEAEHLLDGYSLNFQYQDGKAIHMEFYNGKAKYEWIVGPGKGNGNQDIPYRSHQIAENIYIVNWHETGIKDYLTIVFDFERMVVHSSIIVGYENKPERTLKTVFQRGIIDHLKK, from the coding sequence ATGAAAAAGGCGCTTATAACTTTTATTAGTATTATCACTTTTAGTTTAGGTTTTTCACAAACCAAAACTACAGACACCAACAAATTTGAATTTGGCGAAGCTGAACATCTTCTAGACGGTTATTCATTGAACTTCCAATATCAAGATGGTAAAGCAATCCATATGGAATTTTACAACGGAAAAGCAAAATACGAATGGATTGTTGGGCCTGGCAAAGGAAACGGAAATCAAGACATTCCGTACCGCTCTCATCAAATAGCTGAAAACATCTACATTGTCAATTGGCATGAAACAGGAATCAAAGATTATTTAACTATTGTTTTTGACTTTGAAAGGATGGTAGTACATAGCTCTATTATCGTTGGCTATGAAAACAAGCCCGAAAGAACATTGAAAACCGTATTTCAACGAGGCATTATTGATCATCTAAAAAAATAA